One genomic region from Nostoc sphaeroides encodes:
- a CDS encoding DUF2809 domain-containing protein translates to MLQHRNQTIFIILSLLIVVPMGFLFKYYTGPAQQWFNDYGAAIFYEIFWCLFAFWFFRSRAAIIQIPIWVFVITCILEFLQLWHPPLLEEIRATLIGKLLLGTTFVWWDFPHYVLGSVLGWLWLRQLQKIGYAKKSQS, encoded by the coding sequence ATGCTCCAACATCGTAACCAAACAATATTTATTATTCTTTCTCTGCTCATCGTTGTACCGATGGGCTTTTTGTTTAAGTACTACACAGGCCCTGCCCAGCAATGGTTTAATGACTACGGAGCAGCTATATTTTACGAAATATTTTGGTGTCTGTTTGCATTTTGGTTTTTTAGAAGTCGGGCGGCGATAATCCAAATTCCTATATGGGTTTTTGTCATCACCTGTATACTAGAATTCTTGCAACTTTGGCATCCGCCGCTATTAGAAGAGATTCGCGCCACCTTGATAGGTAAATTGTTACTTGGTACTACCTTTGTTTGGTGGGATTTTCCTCATTATGTATTGGGTTCTGTCTTAGGTTGGTTGTGGCTACGACAATTACAGAAAATAGGTTATGCAAAAAAAAGTCAAAGTTAA
- a CDS encoding DUF2231 domain-containing protein, translated as METTDTTQTSSTPFPNIPPVIESNDSEYLDSGVPSTVAIAGHPLHPLSVIFPIAFLAAALGSDIGYWLTHDFFWARASLWLIGLGLAGGLLAAAIGLSDFLKIERVRKRTAGWVHLILNVSILVLSLVNFLLRWGDAESRIVPWGLLISLVVGTLTSASGWFGAELSYRHKIGVVGAGSRRYP; from the coding sequence ATGGAAACTACAGACACAACGCAAACAAGTTCAACACCTTTCCCAAATATTCCACCAGTTATTGAAAGTAACGACAGTGAGTATCTTGATAGCGGCGTACCTAGCACAGTTGCGATCGCAGGACATCCCCTACATCCTTTGAGTGTGATCTTTCCCATCGCCTTTTTAGCCGCCGCTTTGGGAAGTGACATCGGCTACTGGTTAACTCACGATTTCTTTTGGGCTAGGGCTTCGCTATGGTTAATCGGACTCGGATTAGCTGGAGGCTTACTCGCAGCAGCGATCGGTCTGAGCGACTTTTTGAAAATTGAACGAGTTCGCAAGCGCACCGCCGGTTGGGTGCATTTGATACTTAACGTTTCTATCCTGGTTTTATCACTCGTCAACTTTCTCCTGCGTTGGGGCGACGCTGAGTCCCGAATAGTACCTTGGGGACTATTAATCTCCCTTGTTGTTGGTACACTGACTAGCGCTTCCGGCTGGTTCGGTGCTGAACTCTCCTATCGCCACAAAATCGGTGTAGTAGGCGCTGGTAGCAGAAGATATCCATAA